One part of the Alistipes onderdonkii genome encodes these proteins:
- the rpsU gene encoding 30S ribosomal protein S21, producing the protein MIIMPVKEGENIERALKKFKRKYERTGVLKELRRRQYFTKPSIAKREAMQHAVYVEHMYRDED; encoded by the coding sequence ATGATTATCATGCCGGTAAAAGAGGGCGAAAACATCGAGCGCGCCCTGAAGAAGTTCAAACGTAAATACGAGCGCACGGGCGTCCTGAAGGAACTCCGCCGCCGCCAGTATTTCACCAAGCCTTCGATCGCCAAGCGTGAGGCGATGCAGCACGCTGTTTACGTAGAGCACATGTACCGCGACGAGGATTAA
- a CDS encoding helix-hairpin-helix domain-containing protein yields the protein MAKFFSDREIRAVAVFLPLAGLLIGGIVLLRPKADPQAAFVAGMEMEGRADSVDLRPFDPNTVDYDGLRRLGLSKHEAVSLLKYRAAGKIFRIPEDVTLCYGISDSIYRRLAPYIRIGRKYAIAPRQYRTGRVVPEPMPPSRFRIDTVGARYLRAIGALSKRQAEAFIRWRDLSGIYDMEELRACYVVSDSVAAALEPYIIFPERGAAPVDEPVEINTADSATLRGVVGIGARTVVSIMNYRARLGGFVRLEQLAEVPGVTERNYEKILKQICCDSCEIRKIDINFATPKVLRRHPYIPPQKLRKLLKTRQLKGGWSTAEELVEDNILTREEAARLAPYLRFGTRSGADDTDNDTTWGEVSGDANPGGI from the coding sequence ATGGCAAAATTTTTTTCAGACCGTGAAATCCGCGCCGTGGCGGTATTCCTGCCGCTGGCGGGATTGCTTATAGGCGGCATCGTGCTCCTGCGTCCGAAGGCCGATCCCCAAGCAGCTTTTGTGGCCGGGATGGAGATGGAAGGGCGGGCCGATTCGGTTGACCTGCGGCCGTTCGACCCCAATACCGTGGACTACGACGGACTTCGGCGGCTGGGCTTGTCGAAGCACGAAGCCGTGAGCCTGCTGAAGTACCGCGCTGCGGGGAAGATCTTCCGTATCCCGGAGGATGTGACGCTTTGCTACGGCATCAGCGATTCGATCTACCGCCGCCTGGCTCCCTATATCCGTATCGGGCGCAAATATGCCATCGCGCCCCGGCAGTATCGTACGGGACGCGTCGTGCCCGAACCCATGCCGCCCTCGCGCTTTCGCATCGACACCGTGGGGGCGCGTTACCTGCGGGCCATCGGGGCGTTGTCCAAGCGGCAGGCCGAGGCCTTCATCCGCTGGCGCGACCTGAGCGGGATCTACGACATGGAGGAGTTGCGCGCCTGCTATGTCGTGAGCGATTCGGTGGCTGCGGCGCTCGAACCCTATATTATCTTTCCCGAGCGCGGAGCTGCGCCGGTCGACGAACCCGTGGAGATCAATACGGCCGATTCCGCGACGCTGCGCGGTGTGGTGGGGATCGGAGCGCGGACGGTGGTGTCGATCATGAACTACCGCGCGAGGCTCGGCGGATTTGTCCGTTTGGAGCAACTCGCAGAGGTTCCGGGAGTCACGGAACGCAATTATGAGAAAATTTTGAAACAAATTTGCTGCGATAGTTGTGAAATTCGGAAAATTGATATTAACTTTGCAACCCCGAAAGTCCTTAGGCGGCATCCGTATATTCCGCCGCAGAAACTTCGGAAATTACTTAAAACAAGACAGTTGAAAGGAGGTTGGAGTACCGCTGAGGAATTGGTTGAAGACAACATATTGACCCGCGAGGAGGCAGCACGGCTGGCTCCTTACCTGCGGTTCGGTACCCGAAGCGGGGCTGACGATACGGACAACGACACGACATGGGGCGAGGTATCAGGTGATGCGAACCCCGGAGGAATTTAA